ttcaactGGTTTTTTCTCTGCCATCCAAATATGATAAAGTGTGAGTGGTTAGCTTACATTGTAGattattttgtggttttgtgtACACACTGAGATCagccattttgaaataatttgtcAATTGAAATGGAAAATATAATTGCAGACTTTTCAAACTATTGATTACTCAAAATCCATTTAATTCTGCATTTGAAGAATTCCTGGTATTGTAATATTATTGAAGATGGCTTTTTGATAATCTGTTTCTAGCAAACACCATGGTAGAAGGTACATCATATAACTTGAGTTATTATATGCTGAATGTTAAGGAGAGAACTGGTCACAGCTTTAGCAGGCCCTAAAGATTAGcaggttaaataaaaaaacatatttctttgttttcagctgGCTATAAATGCTGGATGGATTTTGTTGAATCTTTTAACAAGTCAAAAGAGCAGAGTGGAAGCACCTTGTCAGCCAGCACAGCTCCAGCATCTACTACTTCACAGCAGACTGTAGCTGCTGGGGACATCAGTTCTGCACAAACTGCACAACTTGTGAGTTATATGCTTTCTTGATagcttgggttttttttcctcctacATTATTTGCTTAATAATTGTTGCTGCTTATCATTTTTACAGTGTATCGGAATAGCTGCatgttaactttttttgtgGATGTAAACTATTACAATATTGGTTTCAATctctgaaacaaatattttaatgatgcaGCTGTAACAGGGAACCCTTAGGTCTGGTTGGCAGTTAtggagaaaaaaggaaaagagcaTCAAGAGTTAAAGTGGGTTAGCTGTGCAAAAGAGACTTGAGATGAAGTTAATGGTCAAGAAATGTGAAATTTATGGTTTTGACTCATAATTCTTTCCTACATGTGAAAAAGGGAAGTTGCAAGTGGTGTActgaaaaaatgaagttttgtCGCAGAATGAGCTATCCAAAAGCAAGGCGACAGAGGATATTGATAGCCTAGAGGGTGATGACAAAGATGATTCTTCTGATGTAAGTAATGTGTGAGTCTTCTCTGATAGTAAAGAAGTTAATCTAAAAccattcttttaatttttgttttgtctttatctgcatgtctattttaaaagaaaaccccaCATATTTTGATGTTCTACATTTGTGACATtagtatatttttcttaatagCTACACTGCTTCTATTGAGAACTATGTACTTGAAGGCATTCCTTGAAGCAAGCTCTGACTTTCCATTTTAGTTGAAAACATGGAGGGAAAAACAAATACCTACACTTTCTTGCAAGCAAGCAGAGCAGTGATATTAGCAGTGGTGTGTTAGCTGTGATGTCTGCAGTGACATATCAGCTATATGTTAGCAATGATTTTTAATGATGTGTGAGCTGAAATATGTTAGTCATATGGTTTTCTGTGATACGGATGTGTTGGTAGTGACACGTTAGTGATGCATTGAACTGTGATGTCAACAGTGTGAGTTTATGCTGTGCCATCAACTGACATCAACATGGACATGTCATATAGATGTGTGTTAGCTGTGATGTGTTAGATGTGTAGGAGTGTTACATTCTGGTTCCATTAGAAGCAGCCGGGGCTTTTCCTGCATGttcttgttgcttttgtttacaagtttcATATCTATTGTGAAGCTTATCAGTAGATTGTAAGAGTTGCTTCCAAATGTATACAGATTGACCTGATTGAGATGAGTAATATGGTAGATGAGTCATTGAGTAAACTGGAACCATCTCCCACACGTCCAGGCATGGTAGCACGACTATTGGAACTGAGACGACGGCGCTCACAGATGGCCAATGGTAAGAAACTGAGTGGATTCAGTTGGAAAGGTCTTAGTtaattctttcttctgtaaagGATGCAGAGTTGTCTTTTTTTGGAATAACTAGGTCAGGAGAGCATGCAGAAGAACCTTCAgacatttgtaaatattgtaggaatatatatatatcttacattGATGATATGTTACATGACATGTAATCtgcttaaaaacaaattttaatcattgatGATATGTTACATGACATGTAATCtgcttaaaaacaaattttaatcattgataCATAGATAGAGATGAGCAATCTTTGATTATATgttattcaacatttttctttttttgaacagagctctctttctgtttcagaGAATTGTTTTGGCTGCAGAGTTTCTTTCACATCTATCCTAAAAAGAAGAGTAAGTAGTTATATTTTCCATGTAAACAAAGTTAACTGTTGtcatataaatgtaaacaaacagcaagGCATACTTTGCAAAATCATTTGTTCATGCCAATTTTTGTAACCAGAACATTTTTATCCTTATGTATTGCGATGTATTTGCAGGCATGATGTGTTTAAGATTGTGATGAGAGTAAGATTTTGTGTGTTATTCAGCATTACTGTCGCCATTGTGGTAACAGCTTTTGTAACAAGTGTTGCAATCAGAAAGTTCCTCGCTCTGTGTTTGGAGCTACTTGTAAGTAGCTTTTTAATTGATttcttgtgaaaaataaatatcaagctgttaaatacatttctgattttaaaaacttaaagaGATATAGCTGAGACAAGGTTTATAGTTGACAGTTAAAGTTTGAAGCTCTTCTTTCACAAATTCTACTGAATTGATCACTGGGAAGGGattcaattaaaaaacaagCTAACATGACTGTGTCTCAACTACAGATATGCTATATTTGTTGATTGGAATAGCTTGTCAAGAACTCCCTTTGTGTTTTTTGGATTTTCCCAACATTTATAATGCATATTTTGCCTGCAGTTTCAAGAGTTCTCAAATGTTTGGCGGAATTATTTCAGCTCCTGCTGCTAATAAAGAGACAGTTTTGGTGTGCAACACATGTCATGCACTTTTAACTGGACCAGCAGAAGGGAGTGGTGCACAAGTACAGAAGATTGGTGGTGATTCAAGCTGACGAAAACGCTGTGTTTTCAGGATGAAGGTAAATCATCTCATGGGCTAAGAATCttttgggtgtgagtgtgtaacAGGCTTCAACTCATGAAATTTTGACAATGTGCACCTAAGGTCTGGAAGGCTTTTCAACTCTGTGAAGGCTGGCACCTCTCATACTAGCCTAAGCCTCATATAAACAATTTGCctcaaataaaatagaaaatcatCATCCAGGTAAAATTTTTGATCGCAGTGAACTCGGTCTATTTAGGTGAATGGAGGCTTGGTACAAATACAGTTTTCTTCATAGAggataaaaaacaatttttaacatgaAGGGATTTTTATAAGGTTAATGCTGTGAAGTCATGTGATGCTGTGGACCAAGGGAATTGTTATGGATGGTTAATGGGAAGGAAAAGCAGGCATTCAAATAATagttctctttcttcatctgcaCCCATACcctcaactgaaaaaaatcaagatggGGGAAGAAGGAAACACATATTCACCTATTTCCTAGCATCAGTCCATGCTTAACAGAAACAGtctacaaagatttttttttcaaatggtttcCTTCACCTATTAGATGCCATTTAGAgaagctttaaatattttaaattacttgttttaaattattttaaattgtacaTCAGAAGACCCTAGAGAGATTTTGGCTAGGTCTGTAGGGATGGAACTTATACAGCTGAAAGACACAAGGACCTTCTTAACCAAGTATGTATTGTCAAATATGTGACTCTTTGGAAAAACGTATTATGTGTTCGCCATGTACACTTTTCCCAAACATTCAACACATTCAACAGTGGACTGTCTAAGAATGTCCGACAGAGGAATAACAAGAACAGGGATTATCATAATTTTGTAATGTGTCACACACATCTGGAATCAggaacaagaactgagggtatcatgattctgcagaggaagatgagttGGGAAGTTGGACTAGCATTTTGTGGAGTGTTGGTAGGAGTAATGctgaaggaagaggtgtgtctttaatgcatgtttaaagaATTCAGTGGTGGGGTAGGTGGAGGATATGGAAAGGGGGagatttcttctgttttgctgcacagtaactaaaaatttttTGACTTTacgttgttctggtgacaggaatagttaggatacaTATTTTCCTGTTACAGCTTGTTACAAGGAGTGTGGAGAAAAACACCTTAATGCTCATCTTTTTcctgagtgtgtgcatgtgtttgagtGCATGCACATGCTGTAAGTAGCTTTTAGATAGAACATGGTGGAATATAACACTCATTATTATAAGAATCCTGTTATGCATGCCTGTAAAAATGTTCCTGTATACAGCTCAGAATCCATCACTGTTACAGAACTGAGACTACTGGACTATTGTATGATGGTAGGGTTGCTTTAATGGTGCTCAAAAGTTCACAGTCTAATCTCTAATCAGATGCTGCATTATTGAACAggattgccctctgggataaagtGTTATATCCTGTGAAAGAGAAGGCTTATACATAAATGACATGCTTGGCTAACATTGGCATTTGCTATGTAATCAATTTGTCCTGCAAAAGAGGGTCATTATGCTTGGTTTTCTTTATTCCAGATTTAATGGACTCTAAGGAAATTGTCCTCATGAAAAGCTGTTCTCAGTGTTTACCTGTGAAGTAAAACTCAAATAATTTGTGAGCAGAAGGCCGTCAACAGTATACAATTTGACTTATTAGTGTCATAGTGATTGTGTACATTCAGTAAGCTGTGATATATATTGCTTTTGGTCAGCAAGTTACAGAATgagaaaaactttattttgaattgtCAGCTGGATTTTGATCATTTGGTTTGTTCTCTCTTCTTCccacttttatatttatagttattgtttttttcagttatttttaatcataaaaacaCCCATCTAGCAGAAATGCAATTCTGTGACATCTGATATTTGGACACACCTTACCTCAATCATTTTGCAGGTATTCTAGATAGGCATTTCTGTTAGTATGATTTTTGTCTTATTACATTACAGAAATGTTGAGCACCTAAGGATGTATAAATTTACCTGCAGTTATATTCAGGGAATGCAACCGAATCTCTGAGGCTTGACATGTCTGTTATCTAATATGCCATTGTTTAGTCTTTTCAATAAATCttaaattattacattttttttttaaagaacatgaAATACCATATTTTGAACTTTCTTGATAGCACTATACTGTTTTTATAAGACTTTATAATGAGACTATGGTTTCTGACATACACTTCCTTTTAATTAAGATATAGACTGTTAggtattaataatttttgtattcctaaatctttctttttcagatgtTATTTgagtacatttatttatatgtgcatttttatgttACAATCATTTGTATGGATGCACCTATATTGACAAGATTTAATAGAAAGGGCCTGGAACCCATTTAAGgagatatttattatttgaataTCTAATTTAtaatcatgtttttgtttacaaagtttgcatACTTCCATATAATGTTGATAAATACAAACTACTATTCTTTGTATTAAGATAGAAATTTTGATAGAAAACAGGGCAGCCATAAAAGCTGgtattgtttgtataaaaattcCATTCTCTGTTTTTTTAGTATATAGATCATAATACACTTGCTTTTACATGACATGTCATTTGGCTGTGGGATTTTGAGGTAACAAAACTGTATGCAGAGACTTATGCTGGACACAGAATGGTCAAATCTTCATTGGTGTTATTATGATTGATTTTTAGTTTATGAAGTGTTCATGACATCTAAGAAAACACAATTCTGAGTTTGGCCAGAGGCACAACTTGAAGCTCCATAGAGGAACAAACTAACTACACAGCTGCAGAACCTTTTTAATGTCAGTAGCCtgtcatctgtttattttgttggggAAAGTCTTGCAGGCAACTTCTTACCCTTAATAGCAGGAGGATACAGTGGAGTGGACAGGACTGAAGAAATTGTTTGGTCCACTTCCCATATGTTCACAGGACAGGCATTCATGCCAGCCTTCATGAGGTGGTGTTGAGGCAGTAGTGTCTGGTCCTCAAGCAGAAGATCAGCATATGTTCATGGCATGAAAGTTGATGGAGGGGATCAGGTGTGGACTGTTCTGCCATTTTTGTTAAAGagctgattttcttttgtttgcaatTAGTGTGCTTGTTTCCTTGTATGACCGACTTGTTGGCTATTGGAAGCAATGAGAGAACTCTATATGTGAATGCAGGAAACGGAGGTAAGTTACCTACCAgttattccatttttttcattcaggcGCCTATGTTGTGTACTTTTTGTAGTCTTATTTAACTATCAcatattttttgtatgtgtgcttgtgtgttatatatatatatgcatgtgtgcatatatgcatgcattttgTTCGTGTTTATAAGGATAACAAAACTTGAAAATGTAATAGTGAGCACAAATGTCTGCtgcaaatgtaaacaatattacaatatttttttttatccataatTCTTTAATGTGCTGTCTTCTAAATTAAAGCTGAGTTTAGACCACTTCAAACAACCatttattgtgatttatttaAGGCCTTATGTGATGTATGCAAGAGGAATATGTATTAAGGATGAGTAGATCAGTTTAACATCTATGTGCAGTACCTGTACTTTCTTCACACTTTACCTAGGGTAGCTGCACAACAAAGTAGCATTATGCTGACTGCAGTGGTCATCCTGaattaaaagatattaaagagtacttaaaatattttgcatgtgaTTTATGGTCAGCAGAAGCCTTGTCTTAAAGGCCAACAGAAAGATAATCAGCTTGAGGTGGGGGGAGCAAACTCCATGCTGGCAGTGAAGGACATTCCCATTCTTGTctcctctgtttcttttttgagggggcagCTGCCCCACTGGTTCTACTCCACTGACACAAGGGAAAGGCTACAAAGAGCTCAGTCTTGGATTATTTTGAGATGCCTTCTGCAGTTTTGTAAACACCTGATTGAAGTTGTGTCTATATTTCCCCCCATCTGGTGTTCTagtcttcattttaaaaaataaacctcGCGTGTTTGTGTGATCTTGTCGCTGTATGATGCTGTTTATTTACTaatatcttttttgtttagCTAAAAACTTTTGGAAACATCTAAAAGTGAAAAATcaatcatttctctctcacactgtgAGATGGCAGTCAAGCTTGTTGTTAGCTTTATAGGCAGCTTACATAGCAAATGGGGTTTTAATGCAAGGATCCTCCTATTTGTTTCCTGTGAATGTGCATGATAACCTTCTCTTTTCAACACATACAGTTTCGCAAATGCACAAAtgcaaatgcttttaaaaacttaatttgctgtttttattttaaaaattaatattattaaaaaatcctTGTGAATAAAAAGAACTTCAAATTTTGAGTTCTCTGCCCCTtgtctttttctgaaatataatTGCTGTAATCCGTCATAATGACAGGCAGGTCCTGTGGGCCAAggattctgtgtacctgcatgcaggaccaacagactgaggctgtcctttgttgtttcagccatGCGACTTCTAAATGTTACTGTGTGCTGTCTGAACCATGAATGTATGAGTCTGTTTGGCAGATATGAATATATTGTGGTAACATTTGGTAgtattttttgtgctttcttatCGCCCTGAACCGAGTTGTATCTGGGAtgaataaagtgttatcttaatTATAATTTCAAATTGTTAGAATAAATAAGCTAATTTTATCTTTGGAGAGAACAGTGACTGGCatgaaagaaagatgttttaataGGTGAAATGTTATTATATAGGAGCTGAAAATAGATGAAAGTTCAAGTTGCACAAATTGccaagaaaattgttttgaaatttttaatttaagataAAGTAGATTAGTTCCTTCGTGGCCACAGAGAGAAATTGTATTGATAGTGTAGAATGTTGAATAGCTGAGAAATGCTTACAGTCTTAGCAGAAAGGTTTTGGCAACTTGCGATGAAATCCTTTACTTGGTCTGTCGTCTCTTTCTCAGTTGATCTACTTCTTATACACATGTGACATAATGTAAAGAGGCTGAAAATATACATCCTGTATGAAAGTAGCAGCACatattttcattgctttattaaAGAAGATTGTCTTCAAAAAAAgactgttaaaatattaaaatacaacaTGCTAACAGACATGCATGTAAACATACCAGTTGCAGCATAAGAGATTAGTCTTTTATGTtgcagcattttaaaataaaatttgttttggcGCTGAGATTTTTAAGACATTGAAGACTTCAACTACATATTAAATATAGTAAGTCGTAACATACATTTTTCAGATGATCCATGTAAATAGTACCAGCTGTCTCAATATAGTGTAGTACGTGTTGTAGATGGGATTATTTAATCCCTCTTCAATGTACCTTTGTCTTATTAGCTCTTTGGACAgtatcattttaaaattcatttttaagtTTGTAGTTTTATTACCAAGGGTCTGACAGTTCAACCCACAAATTTGTCTTAAATCTTTTCATGGAACAGTTCTTGTATTCTGAAATGTTGACAAGGTTATACTTGTAACATATCTGAACCaaaagttttgtttggttggttttttttgtttttttttttttttttttacctgaaaataCCCAAGAAAACTTCATAATATACTTTAGGTCACTAAGCGGCTAAGCTTATTTATCGAAAAGGATTAAATTCCACATTTCAAGCCTGCATCCCTTCACTCAAAACTCAGTCAACCAATGTGGCTGATCATTGTTGACATGATAACTATCAAACCAGCAGTTCTAATGTTAGAGacataaatacaggtgtgttaAAGTTCTTTTCTAATGGCGCAACTAAGAAGGGGGCGAAAGCTCCTGTCCAGCTGTATTATGAGAAAACTGGTTACCCATTCTCACTCCATCTAGGACCCCTTGCCAAACATGAGTTAGTGCCTCTGCATGGTGAGGTGACAAATGGCAGAAGCAGTGAAGCAACAGACCCCCTTCGCTCTACTGGAGCCTAGAACTGCCGTAACAAAATGGGTGTGAAAACTAGCAAGGTGGGGATTCTGCATTACAAATCATACTCTAAAAGAGACGAATACTTTGTGCCATCCCCGCCGTAGTTTGCGTTGAGGGAGGCTTTGTTGCACTTGCCTCGGAAGCGAGACAGACCCTTGACAGTGCCCTGCCACAAGCCATCCCTCTGCTGCAAGTGAAACCATTCCGTGTCAACGGTCAGGGCCACAGCTTTGGCACCCGGGATTTTGACCTTAAAGTTTACAGTGTCCAGGTTGCTGAGGTTGCTGAGATGCAGGGGCTCGAACAGGTAGCAGCCCTCCTTCCACTGAGCGTACTGCTTGGGGTAGGGGGGCACGGCGGTGGGTGGGGGACTGGTGCACTGGATCAGGTAGTTATAGACGTTCGGGAGGGTCTTGCTGTCGTCTGTGGAGGGCAGTGCGTAGATCTGCAGCTTGAAGAAGCCGGCGGCTGGCAGGCTGACCAACAGACTGACCACGTCCCCGTCTGTCTGGGTGAAGACCAGCTCCTTGTACTCGCGCTCGTTTGCGCAGTCTATCAGGTTACTCGTCACCTGTTGGAGCGAAACAAAGAGTTGCAATTATGTCTTCCTAACTTGTTAATCGTCTGGCGACAgctcttttttatattttggattCGCAAGACTAAACTATTCTGTAGTGCTGCATGCAGTGGCGGTTGACCACAACCGCTCAAAGCATGATAAAGATTGTAACACAGTCGCAGTTGACATTCCAGGGTTGGACAAACCATTGCACATAGCATTACAGGAATTGCCACTCAGtcacacaaaaacattccagATGTGAAGGAAAGGACAGCTTATCACCACTCAAACTGCAGACAGCTTGGGAACAGAAGGCGACTACATCGAGGCTGTAGAACACGAGAGTGTGTACAGCAGCGCCTTATGTTAATTGTATGTTGTTATCTTTAAAGAcctatgtgtgtgagagagagagaaaatgtacgCCTGCATGTATAAACTTGCATACACTTCCATCTTCAAGATTCTATCTCTTGTTCATCCagtacagacataatggtataTGGTGCACACCACTGACAAACGGACTCCACTGAGCGCAGCTCACCTTCATGGGCTTGGGCGTGCGCAGTTTAATTTCCAGCTGATTGGAGTCGGTGCGGATGTCGGGGTTACTGTGACTGATGCATGACAGGGACCACTCCGAGAACTTGCTCTGAGGGCCCAGGTACCCGTACGGCAACTCGGGGCGGGAAGCCATGCCTGCGACTGCCGACTCCGGCGTTCAAACCCTGTGATCCAATAGAAGGTTGTAATTTATGCAGTGTTGATCGAGAATAAGGAATATGGATAGCTGAGACCGGACAAAATTCATCATTGTTGTTAACCTCATTTAAGATAAGTAGATAACAACATGAACAACTATCTTATTATGAAATTGCTGTACCCCATCCCCTTAGCTTGTTTTCTAAAAACTAAAGGCAGTTGGAATATGACATACTGTTAAGACCCACAGTAAGCCCATTCCATCAATCAGCAAGCAACATGGAGCAGTTACTTCATTAACAGACACAAATGTTGATGAGAAGGACTAATTGGTAATCAGCATGCCGTCTAAATAAAGCATAGCGGGGCGAATTTGTTTATGGGGAAAGGGATTGGAACCGAATCAAATCCACACCATTAGTCTCGTTCTCACCAAATGTGGTATGAACATTCGTTTCGACGATGGCCCTGTCGTAGGATATTTACAGATCTTCGgggaatgtttattttttacattttccagACAGAAAAATACTACGCAAGCGACATTGCAACGCACCTCTGCCACGCggaataaacatttatttacagttatgagagagagatgatgtaaggggaagagagggagagagtcgTGTATCGGTTTCCGAACATGACCTCTCAGAGAAGTGACAGGAAGAATACAAGCTCTTCCTTGTTTTGCTGCACACCAACAAGCTTACAATGTCCGAAACATCGCGGTCACGTGGTTAATTAACCatgttttgaaattaaaaaagaaaaatcgcaCAAATTTTGGGTCAGCCTCGCTAGtcaatattgaaaacatttcagggtattattgtaaaattgtaaaatttcttaaaatgtcagaaagagataaaaatgttaaagtttattattttattaattatttttctttactcatttttttataaagtggTCATCATCTGAAGCATCACAGCAATAAGCATTACCGCGACCAACaagttaattatttatttgtgtactcGTCTGCCAATGTAACTCATGCAGACGGCATGACCAGCATCGTTGTTGTGCAGACATCCATTTGCTGCAGGCAGAACAGTTCTGCAGCAGACGATGCTTTCAGACTGTTTTCTTGGAGAGGGTGTGTGCTGATTCTGCTATCAGTGGTGCCAAGAGAGAATGCCGGCAATAGCTAGAGTGCTTGCGTGGAGTGGGGAGGGAGCCTGGCAGAGAGGGGACACCTAGCGGCTCTGCACAACACTAGGGTATGGGAGGCTGAGTCGTCGCATCTTCGTTTCTGCTGCAGTGCTCTATCTGTACCTTGCGGTCTTCAGCATGCCGGCTGCAAATTTCCCCTCCTTAAAAATTGATGTTTGCTCTAACATTATTCTTGCTCCTGTTTTTGTAGTGAGAGCATCCTCGCACAATTTCGCTGCTTGCACATAAGCGAGcaagagagataaagacagagCG
This sequence is a window from Pomacea canaliculata isolate SZHN2017 linkage group LG5, ASM307304v1, whole genome shotgun sequence. Protein-coding genes within it:
- the LOC112563810 gene encoding uncharacterized protein LOC112563810; translated protein: MASRPELPYGYLGPQSKFSEWSLSCISHSNPDIRTDSNQLEIKLRTPKPMKVTSNLIDCANEREYKELVFTQTDGDVVSLLVSLPAAGFFKLQIYALPSTDDSKTLPNVYNYLIQCTSPPPTAVPPYPKQYAQWKEGCYLFEPLHLSNLSNLDTVNFKVKIPGAKAVALTVDTEWFHLQQRDGLWQGTVKGLSRFRGKCNKASLNANYGGDGTKYSSLLEYDL
- the LOC112563808 gene encoding protrudin-like is translated as MGTRLQTRSEKMRKTQREQKDRDSEVVLDLTSFVTEVEHFSSLIEPFAFFFYAIDDIRRWRFPNATIAFWVVANICCFVLTQGAVFILVSCLVIAVATICLCQLHTRVLDKYLPKTKQEHVRNQAEDSDTLETIQNFQYSLIQMHDFVVKSNEYLTYFYAVLKWDDTVPAIIYYTEVCVSMLCLVVFPVRWNCFLFFNWFFLCHPNMIKSGYKCWMDFVESFNKSKEQSGSTLSASTAPASTTSQQTVAAGDISSAQTAQLNELSKSKATEDIDSLEGDDKDDSSDIDLIEMSNMVDESLSKLEPSPTRPGMVARLLELRRRRSQMANENCFGCRVSFTSILKRRHYCRHCGNSFCNKCCNQKVPRSVFGATSPAANKETVLVCNTCHALLTGPAEGSGAQVQKIGGDSS